One genomic region from Cellulomonas fengjieae encodes:
- the ygfZ gene encoding CAF17-like 4Fe-4S cluster assembly/insertion protein YgfZ — protein MSTDAPVEVPAAHGEPPRHVSALLARRGAVRGSGPDDGVAWHYGDPTAEQRALSRGGAVVDQSHLGVVTVTGPDRLTWLHSITSQELTALPPRTSTELLVLSPQGHVEHAAGVVDDGETTWLLTETPTSLAAWLNRMKFMLRVEVADVTDDWAAIGEPVDAEGAPDEPVTWRDPWPRTAPGGTRYGPPDDEHPGADRDWRLVLVPRERLVDEVRAREAAGWRLVGTWASEAARIEAWRPRASHEVDHRTIPHELDWLRTAVHLNKGCYRGQESVARVHNLGRPPRRLVMLHLDGSGHLLPEPGSAVHDVVQSADSQEPGRVVGQVTSVARHHELGPVALAVVKRSVPPDVELVVQSEAGSVAAGQEQIVPGDGVSVDRPAARGPLARGLGQHPSL, from the coding sequence ATGAGCACCGACGCACCCGTCGAGGTCCCCGCGGCGCACGGTGAGCCGCCGCGGCACGTCAGCGCGCTGCTCGCGCGCCGGGGTGCGGTCCGCGGCTCCGGTCCGGACGACGGCGTCGCCTGGCACTACGGCGACCCCACCGCGGAGCAGCGTGCCCTGTCGCGCGGCGGGGCCGTGGTCGACCAGTCGCACCTCGGGGTCGTCACCGTGACCGGGCCGGACCGCCTGACGTGGCTGCACTCGATCACGTCGCAGGAGCTCACGGCGCTGCCCCCGCGCACGTCCACCGAGCTGCTCGTGCTCAGCCCGCAGGGTCACGTCGAGCACGCGGCGGGCGTCGTCGACGACGGCGAGACCACGTGGCTGCTCACCGAGACGCCCACGTCGCTGGCGGCGTGGCTGAACCGGATGAAGTTCATGCTCCGGGTGGAGGTCGCCGACGTCACGGACGACTGGGCGGCCATCGGCGAGCCGGTCGACGCCGAGGGTGCCCCGGACGAGCCGGTCACCTGGCGGGACCCGTGGCCGCGCACCGCCCCCGGCGGCACCCGGTACGGGCCGCCCGACGACGAGCACCCGGGCGCCGACCGCGACTGGCGCCTGGTCCTGGTCCCGCGCGAGCGGCTGGTCGACGAGGTGCGGGCGCGCGAGGCGGCGGGCTGGCGCCTGGTCGGCACCTGGGCCAGCGAGGCCGCACGCATCGAGGCGTGGCGCCCGCGGGCGTCCCACGAGGTGGACCACCGCACCATCCCGCACGAGCTCGACTGGCTGCGCACCGCCGTGCACCTGAACAAGGGCTGCTACCGCGGCCAGGAGTCGGTCGCGCGCGTGCACAACCTCGGTCGGCCGCCGCGCCGGCTGGTGATGCTGCACCTCGACGGCTCCGGGCACCTGCTGCCCGAACCGGGGTCGGCGGTGCACGACGTGGTCCAGAGCGCGGACTCCCAGGAGCCCGGGCGGGTGGTCGGGCAGGTCACCTCGGTCGCGCGCCACCACGAGCTCGGACCGGTCGCGCTCGCCGTGGTCAAGCGGTCGGTGCCGCCCGACGTCGAGCTGGTCGTCCAGTCCGAGGCCGGGTCCGTCGCCGCGGGTCAGGAGCAGATCGTGCCGGGTGACGGGGTCTCGGTGGACCGGCCCG
- a CDS encoding FABP family protein — MPFVLPDPEGLAPEVYPLAWLLGTWRGEGVVAYPGIDEGAFTQEIVVASDGGPYLSYTSTIRLVTAPADTGALEDEPPAPVWQTESGYWRIPPERPTDWGLTPEQHAVELLVADPSGHVALYIGAVGKGRIDLVSDAIVRTASGAEVSAGKRLYGLVNGELMWAHDLAAFGHPMQSYASGRLARVEAATDDDAA; from the coding sequence ATGCCGTTCGTCCTGCCCGACCCCGAGGGACTCGCTCCCGAGGTGTACCCGCTGGCCTGGCTCCTGGGCACCTGGCGCGGCGAGGGCGTGGTCGCGTACCCCGGCATCGACGAGGGCGCGTTCACGCAGGAGATCGTCGTGGCCAGCGACGGGGGGCCGTACCTGTCCTACACGTCCACGATCCGGCTGGTCACCGCCCCCGCGGACACGGGCGCGCTCGAGGACGAACCGCCCGCGCCCGTCTGGCAGACCGAGTCCGGGTACTGGCGCATCCCGCCGGAGCGGCCCACGGACTGGGGCCTGACGCCCGAGCAGCACGCGGTCGAGCTGCTGGTCGCGGACCCGTCCGGACACGTGGCGCTGTACATCGGCGCCGTGGGCAAGGGCCGGATCGACCTGGTCAGCGACGCGATCGTCCGGACGGCGAGCGGCGCCGAGGTGAGCGCCGGCAAGCGCCTCTACGGCCTGGTCAACGGTGAGCTCATGTGGGCGCACGACCTCGCGGCGTTCGGCCACCCCATGCAGTCCTACGCCTCCGGCCGCCTCGCGCGGGTCGAGGCCGCCACGGACGACGACGCCGCATGA
- a CDS encoding DsrE family protein, whose translation MSPTPRPLVIKTTSGTERPEATNQAFTVAATAVAAGAEVSLWLTGESAWFALPGRAADLVLEHAAPLADLLAAVLDGGRVTVCTQCAARRGIGPEHVLPGVRIAGAAAFVEETLAERAQALVY comes from the coding sequence ATGAGTCCGACGCCACGCCCCCTCGTGATCAAGACCACCTCCGGCACCGAGCGTCCGGAGGCGACCAACCAGGCGTTCACGGTGGCTGCCACGGCCGTCGCCGCCGGTGCGGAGGTCAGCCTCTGGCTCACGGGCGAGTCGGCGTGGTTCGCCCTGCCGGGACGTGCCGCGGACCTGGTGCTCGAGCACGCCGCCCCGCTGGCGGACCTGCTCGCCGCCGTGCTCGACGGCGGCCGCGTGACCGTGTGCACGCAGTGCGCCGCCCGCCGCGGCATCGGCCCCGAGCACGTGCTGCCCGGCGTCCGGATCGCCGGCGCCGCAGCGTTCGTCGAGGAGACCCTGGCCGAGCGCGCGCAGGCGCTCGTCTACTAG
- a CDS encoding DUF4395 domain-containing protein, producing MSTSSPTPAGIDPRGPRFGAALTAVLLVAVLLLDGTAALVVLGVVVASFALGAVGGVARTWQGRVFATLVRPRLAPPADLEDPRPPRFAQLVGLVITGAGLVLGLAGVAVAVPVAAAVALVAAFLNAVFGLCLGCEMYLLALRVRAARTA from the coding sequence GTGAGCACGTCCTCGCCCACCCCCGCCGGCATCGACCCCCGCGGCCCGCGGTTCGGCGCCGCCCTCACCGCCGTCCTGCTCGTCGCCGTGCTGCTGCTCGACGGCACCGCCGCCCTGGTCGTGCTGGGGGTCGTCGTCGCGAGCTTCGCGCTCGGTGCCGTCGGCGGGGTGGCCCGGACCTGGCAGGGCCGGGTGTTCGCCACGCTGGTCCGCCCCCGCCTGGCACCGCCGGCCGACCTCGAGGACCCGCGCCCGCCGAGGTTCGCACAGCTGGTGGGCCTCGTGATCACCGGGGCGGGCCTCGTCCTCGGGCTGGCCGGTGTCGCGGTCGCGGTGCCGGTCGCCGCGGCGGTCGCGCTGGTCGCGGCGTTCCTCAACGCGGTGTTCGGGCTGTGCCTCGGCTGCGAGATGTACCTGCTGGCGCTGCGGGTGCGCGCCGCCAGGACCGCCTAG
- a CDS encoding thioredoxin family protein, producing MSRVLLVLAVLAVATALGLWWRARNGRYTAVDAALLGSAPADRADDTRLTPAELGAPLGARATFVQFSSEVCAPCRRTHAVLATLAAENADLSHVEMDVVQHLDLVRRFGIMRTPTTLLLDARGVVVGRMSGATDRRHALAALASCPGGVCAV from the coding sequence GTGTCCCGGGTCCTGCTCGTCCTCGCGGTCCTGGCCGTCGCCACGGCGCTCGGCCTGTGGTGGCGTGCCCGCAACGGCCGCTACACCGCGGTCGATGCGGCGCTGCTCGGGTCCGCCCCGGCCGACCGGGCGGACGACACCCGGCTGACGCCTGCCGAGCTCGGGGCGCCGCTGGGTGCCCGGGCCACGTTCGTGCAGTTCTCGAGCGAGGTCTGTGCGCCGTGTCGGCGCACCCACGCGGTGCTCGCCACCCTGGCGGCCGAGAACGCCGACCTCTCGCACGTCGAGATGGACGTGGTGCAGCACCTGGACCTCGTGCGACGCTTCGGCATCATGCGCACCCCCACGACGCTCCTGCTCGACGCCCGTGGCGTCGTGGTCGGACGGATGTCCGGGGCGACGGACCGGCGGCACGCGCTCGCGGCCCTGGCGTCGTGTCCGGGCGGGGTCTGCGCCGTCTGA
- a CDS encoding winged helix-turn-helix transcriptional regulator: protein MADLLLLTPASGGSAQVLPALGLLSHRVRVLPVEPSALVDAPDADIVVLDARRDLVTARTTCRLLRATGLTVPLILVLTEGGLTVVTAEWGADDIILETANPAEVETRFRLVMERAATTRYDDAPQEISSGELTIDAGGYTARLRGRPLDLTYKEFELLKYLVQHPGRVFTRAQLLQEVWGYDYYGGTRTVDVHVRRLRAKLGPEHEQLIGTVRNVGYRFDPPKDRRGAVDGRSEVPEPADA, encoded by the coding sequence GTGGCAGACCTGCTGCTGCTCACTCCAGCGTCCGGGGGCTCCGCCCAGGTGCTCCCGGCACTCGGTCTGTTGTCCCACCGTGTCCGCGTGCTCCCCGTCGAACCCTCGGCTCTGGTGGATGCGCCGGATGCGGACATCGTGGTGCTCGACGCACGACGCGACCTGGTCACCGCCAGGACCACGTGCCGGCTGCTGCGCGCCACGGGCCTGACCGTCCCGCTGATCCTCGTGCTGACCGAGGGTGGCCTCACGGTCGTCACCGCCGAGTGGGGCGCGGACGACATCATCCTGGAGACCGCCAACCCCGCCGAGGTCGAGACGCGGTTCCGGCTCGTCATGGAGCGTGCCGCCACCACCCGGTACGACGACGCTCCGCAGGAGATCTCGTCCGGCGAGCTCACGATCGACGCCGGCGGGTACACCGCCCGGCTCCGCGGTCGCCCGCTCGACCTCACCTACAAGGAGTTCGAGCTCCTCAAGTACCTCGTCCAGCACCCGGGCCGCGTGTTCACCCGCGCCCAGCTGCTGCAGGAGGTCTGGGGCTACGACTACTACGGAGGCACCCGGACGGTCGACGTGCACGTGCGACGGCTGCGCGCCAAGCTCGGCCCCGAGCACGAACAGCTCATCGGAACCGTCCGCAACGTCGGCTACCGCTTCGACCCGCCCAAGGACCGCCGCGGCGCGGTCGACGGCCGGTCGGAGGTCCCGGAGCCCGCGGACGCGTAA
- the nhaA gene encoding Na+/H+ antiporter NhaA: MPTPAARLFAALSPGSERNLLDTLREERVGGALLLAGTVVALLWANLDPSSYAGVSDRVVGPAALHLDLTLSAWATDGLLAIFFFVIGLELKREIVAGELRNPRTAIVPIVAAVGGMLVPAGLYLAVNLTATDGAPHGWAVPTATDIAFAVSVLAIVGRSLPNALRAFLLTLAVVDDLLAIIVIGVAYTESVSALWLGAGAAAIAVFALLIRRGWVSGWLLVPLAVAAWAAVHASGVHATIAGVALGLVVPGTPEATRRALRLTAVPRESLAERWEHTWRPLSAGLAVPVFALFAAGVTLSAEALRSTFGDPAAQGVALGLVLGKPLGILGATWLVARFTRATLAPGLGWADVGAVGLLGGIGFTVSLLVGELAFGAGSAHDNHVVVAVLSASLVAAVLGGAALYQRDRYHARTAATTSRETPRTG, encoded by the coding sequence ATGCCTACGCCAGCCGCCCGCCTGTTCGCCGCCCTCTCCCCCGGTTCCGAGCGCAACCTGCTCGACACGCTGCGCGAGGAGCGGGTCGGGGGCGCCCTGCTCCTCGCCGGCACCGTCGTCGCCCTGCTCTGGGCCAACCTCGACCCGTCGTCGTACGCCGGCGTCTCGGACCGGGTCGTCGGACCGGCGGCCCTGCACCTCGACCTCACGTTGTCCGCCTGGGCGACCGACGGCCTGCTGGCGATCTTCTTCTTCGTCATCGGGCTCGAGCTCAAGCGGGAGATCGTCGCCGGGGAGCTGCGCAACCCGCGCACCGCCATCGTGCCCATCGTCGCGGCCGTCGGCGGCATGCTCGTGCCCGCCGGGCTCTACCTCGCCGTCAACCTGACCGCGACCGACGGGGCCCCGCACGGCTGGGCCGTGCCGACGGCGACAGACATCGCGTTCGCGGTCTCCGTCCTCGCGATCGTCGGACGGAGCCTGCCCAACGCCCTGCGCGCCTTCCTGCTCACCCTCGCCGTGGTCGACGACCTGCTGGCGATCATCGTCATCGGTGTCGCGTACACCGAGTCCGTCTCCGCGCTGTGGCTCGGCGCCGGCGCAGCGGCGATCGCGGTCTTCGCGCTCCTCATCCGGCGCGGTTGGGTCAGTGGCTGGCTGCTGGTCCCGCTCGCTGTGGCCGCCTGGGCGGCCGTGCACGCGTCGGGCGTGCACGCCACCATCGCCGGGGTCGCGCTCGGGCTCGTCGTCCCCGGGACCCCCGAGGCCACCCGCAGGGCGCTGCGGCTCACCGCGGTCCCGCGCGAGTCGCTGGCGGAGCGGTGGGAGCACACCTGGCGACCGCTGTCGGCCGGTCTCGCGGTGCCCGTGTTCGCGCTGTTCGCCGCCGGCGTGACCCTCAGCGCCGAGGCCCTGCGGTCGACGTTCGGCGACCCGGCGGCCCAGGGCGTCGCGCTCGGGCTCGTGCTGGGCAAGCCGCTGGGCATCCTGGGTGCCACCTGGCTGGTCGCCCGGTTCACCCGCGCCACGCTGGCGCCCGGGCTCGGCTGGGCGGACGTCGGCGCCGTCGGGCTGCTGGGCGGGATCGGGTTCACCGTCTCGCTGCTGGTCGGTGAGCTGGCCTTCGGTGCCGGCAGCGCGCACGACAACCACGTGGTGGTCGCGGTGCTCAGCGCCTCCCTCGTCGCCGCCGTGCTGGGCGGTGCCGCCCTGTACCAACGCGACCGGTATCACGCCCGAACCGCGGCGACGACTTCACGCGAGACCCCCCGGACCGGGTAG
- a CDS encoding alpha/beta fold hydrolase yields the protein MSTVDSATLLIDGPWEHRYVAANGARFHVALAGPDDRDAPLVVLLHGIPQFWWAWRHQLPALGDAGYRVAAMDLRGTGGSDKPPIGNDIPTLAADVAGVVQSLGATEAVVVGSGTGGEIAWAMTGLHPDRVRAVAVLSAPHPLDARGHPRVAIRPSALRRLAFIQLPSAPERALTHGDLLTQLLHEWSGDPGWPDARTEATYRAAARVPFAAHSQMEQLRWLVRSMPRLDGRRYHAALAERTRPLPVLQLHGGRDGLRPAFRAALSRDTSALVAKPYQFELLARAGHYLAEEEPERVTELLLTWLDEVVGTA from the coding sequence ATGAGCACCGTCGACTCCGCCACGCTCCTCATCGACGGCCCCTGGGAGCACCGCTACGTGGCCGCGAACGGCGCCCGGTTCCACGTGGCGCTCGCCGGACCCGACGACCGCGACGCCCCGCTGGTCGTCCTGCTGCACGGCATCCCCCAGTTCTGGTGGGCGTGGCGCCACCAGCTGCCCGCGCTCGGCGACGCCGGCTACCGCGTCGCCGCGATGGACCTGCGGGGGACGGGTGGCTCCGACAAGCCGCCCATCGGCAACGACATCCCCACTCTCGCGGCCGACGTCGCCGGCGTCGTCCAGTCGCTCGGCGCCACGGAGGCCGTGGTCGTGGGCAGCGGGACCGGCGGGGAGATCGCCTGGGCGATGACCGGCCTGCACCCCGACCGCGTCCGCGCCGTCGCGGTGCTCTCGGCCCCGCACCCGCTGGACGCGCGCGGGCACCCCCGGGTGGCCATCCGGCCGTCGGCGCTGCGGCGGCTCGCGTTCATCCAGCTGCCGTCGGCGCCCGAGCGCGCGCTCACGCACGGCGACCTGCTGACCCAGCTCCTGCACGAGTGGAGCGGCGACCCGGGCTGGCCCGACGCCCGTACGGAGGCGACGTACCGTGCCGCGGCGCGGGTGCCGTTCGCCGCGCACAGCCAGATGGAGCAGCTGCGCTGGCTGGTCCGCTCCATGCCGCGTCTCGACGGTCGGCGCTACCACGCCGCCCTGGCGGAGCGCACGCGTCCCCTGCCCGTCCTGCAGCTGCACGGCGGACGGGACGGGCTGCGGCCGGCCTTCCGCGCGGCCCTGTCCAGGGACACCAGCGCGCTGGTCGCGAAGCCGTACCAGTTCGAGCTGCTCGCGCGGGCCGGTCACTACCTCGCCGAGGAGGAGCCCGAACGAGTCACCGAGCTGCTGCTCACGTGGTTGGACGAGGTCGTCGGCACGGCCTGA
- the nth gene encoding endonuclease III: MIAAAEESALARTRRARRIDRVLAVRYPDARCELDFTSPFELLVATVLSAQTTDVRVNLTTPVLFARYPDAAALAAANPEELEEILRPTGFFRAKAKSVTGLSRELVERFGGEVPPRLSDLVSLPGVGRKTANVVLGNAFGIPGITTDTHVMRLSKRLGYTVSDDPLVVEQELGALLPRADWTMASHRLIFHGRRTCFARKPACGACPVAAMCPSAGIGEIDPVRALAMVKQ, encoded by the coding sequence GTGATCGCAGCCGCGGAGGAGTCCGCCCTTGCCCGCACCCGCCGGGCCCGGCGCATCGACCGGGTCCTCGCCGTGCGCTACCCGGACGCGCGCTGCGAGCTGGACTTCACCTCACCGTTCGAGCTCCTGGTCGCCACGGTGCTCTCGGCGCAGACCACGGACGTCCGGGTGAACCTCACGACGCCGGTGCTGTTCGCGCGCTACCCGGACGCGGCCGCGCTCGCTGCGGCGAACCCCGAGGAGCTCGAGGAGATCCTGCGCCCGACGGGGTTCTTCCGGGCCAAGGCCAAGTCGGTGACCGGGCTGTCGCGGGAGCTCGTCGAGCGGTTCGGCGGGGAGGTCCCGCCCCGGCTCTCGGACCTGGTCTCGTTGCCCGGGGTCGGGCGCAAGACGGCGAACGTGGTGCTCGGCAACGCGTTCGGCATCCCGGGCATCACCACCGACACGCACGTCATGCGGCTCTCGAAGCGGCTCGGGTACACGGTGAGCGACGACCCGCTGGTGGTCGAGCAGGAGCTCGGCGCGCTGCTGCCGCGGGCGGACTGGACCATGGCGTCGCACCGCCTGATCTTCCACGGCCGGCGGACCTGCTTCGCGCGCAAGCCCGCGTGCGGGGCGTGCCCGGTGGCGGCCATGTGCCCCTCGGCCGGCATCGGGGAGATCGATCCGGTCCGCGCACTGGCCATGGTCAAGCAGTGA
- a CDS encoding Crp/Fnr family transcriptional regulator — translation MEDDIVLSAPLFAGLDPEASEALVATMKAIDVARGDALFHEGEPGDRLYVVREGKIKLGRRSNDGRENLLAVLGPGEMFGELSLFDPGPRTATATVVADAVVLELGHGDLIRWLQDKPTVAQHLLQALARRLRRTNEALADLVFSDVPGRVAKALLDLSTRFGEKVDEGIRVAHDLTQEELAQLVGASRETVNKALADFAARGWVRREGRAVVLLDVERLERRAR, via the coding sequence GTGGAGGACGACATCGTGCTGTCGGCGCCGCTGTTCGCCGGGCTCGACCCGGAAGCGTCGGAGGCGCTCGTCGCGACCATGAAGGCGATCGACGTCGCCCGCGGGGACGCCCTGTTCCACGAGGGTGAGCCCGGCGACCGGCTCTACGTGGTGCGCGAGGGCAAGATCAAGCTCGGCCGACGCTCCAACGACGGACGCGAGAACCTGCTGGCCGTCCTCGGCCCGGGAGAGATGTTCGGCGAGCTCAGCCTGTTCGACCCCGGCCCCCGCACCGCGACCGCGACCGTCGTCGCCGACGCCGTGGTGCTCGAGCTCGGGCACGGCGACCTGATCCGCTGGCTCCAGGACAAGCCCACCGTCGCGCAGCACCTGCTGCAGGCGCTCGCCCGCCGGCTGCGTCGCACCAACGAGGCGCTGGCGGACCTGGTGTTCTCGGACGTCCCCGGCCGCGTCGCCAAGGCGCTGCTCGACCTGTCGACCCGCTTCGGCGAGAAGGTCGACGAGGGCATCCGCGTGGCCCACGACCTCACGCAGGAGGAGCTCGCCCAGCTGGTCGGCGCCTCGCGCGAGACGGTGAACAAGGCGCTCGCCGACTTCGCCGCCCGCGGCTGGGTCCGCCGCGAGGGCCGCGCGGTCGTGCTGCTCGACGTCGAACGCCTCGAGCGCCGAGCCCGCTGA
- a CDS encoding RidA family protein, whose translation MGAAARLAALGLELPQVALPLAAYVPAVRSGAYVYTSGQLPFVAGALPATGKVGDGDGLVSPQDAADCARICALNALAAVAAVVAADGGPHGADALDRIVHVTKVVGFVASDPTFTGQPAVVNGASLLLHEVLGEAGVHARSAVGVAVLPMDSPVEVEIVVELG comes from the coding sequence ATGGGCGCCGCAGCACGGCTGGCAGCGCTCGGTCTGGAGCTCCCGCAGGTGGCGCTCCCGCTCGCGGCCTACGTGCCGGCCGTGCGGTCCGGTGCCTACGTGTACACCTCCGGTCAGCTGCCGTTCGTCGCGGGCGCCCTGCCGGCGACGGGCAAGGTGGGTGACGGCGACGGGCTGGTCTCGCCGCAGGACGCCGCGGACTGTGCCCGGATCTGCGCGCTGAACGCCCTGGCCGCCGTCGCCGCGGTGGTCGCGGCCGACGGCGGGCCCCACGGCGCCGACGCGCTGGACCGGATCGTGCACGTGACCAAGGTCGTCGGCTTCGTGGCGAGCGACCCGACGTTCACGGGTCAGCCCGCCGTCGTCAACGGCGCGAGCCTGCTGCTGCACGAGGTCCTCGGCGAGGCGGGTGTCCACGCGCGTTCCGCGGTGGGGGTCGCCGTGCTGCCGATGGACTCGCCAGTCGAGGTGGAGATCGTCGTCGAGCTGGGCTGA
- a CDS encoding DUF4177 domain-containing protein produces MATTWEYATIPLIIHATKAILDQWGADGWELVQVVQGPDAGLVAYLKRPRQS; encoded by the coding sequence ATGGCAACGACCTGGGAGTACGCGACGATTCCGCTCATCATCCACGCCACCAAGGCGATCCTCGATCAGTGGGGTGCAGACGGGTGGGAGCTCGTCCAGGTGGTGCAGGGCCCGGACGCCGGGCTCGTGGCGTACCTCAAGCGGCCCCGGCAGTCCTGA
- a CDS encoding WhiB family transcriptional regulator, with translation MTTVAQDAHWTAGAACAADKISPDALFVEGAAQREARAVCHTCPVRLACLADALDNHMDFGVWGGMTERERRALLRRRPDVRSWQSELVGRDVVDAL, from the coding sequence GTGACCACAGTCGCGCAGGACGCGCACTGGACCGCCGGCGCGGCGTGCGCGGCGGACAAGATCTCGCCCGACGCCCTCTTCGTGGAGGGAGCCGCACAGCGGGAGGCTCGTGCGGTGTGCCACACGTGCCCCGTCCGGCTCGCCTGCCTCGCGGACGCGCTCGACAACCACATGGACTTCGGGGTGTGGGGCGGGATGACCGAGCGGGAGCGCCGGGCGCTCCTGCGGCGGCGGCCGGATGTGCGGTCGTGGCAGAGCGAGCTGGTCGGGCGGGACGTCGTCGACGCGCTGTGA